The genome window catatttctttcttcttttttctttttttcttttgagtgacAATTCTTTATTTATCTAGTATTAGTCGAGCTTCTGGTTTTAGTAAGTTTCTTTTATTAGTCTTGTTTTTCTTGGTCAATTGAGTGATAATGGCGAGGAGTTTGCACATTCGGTGCTTCAAGAGGTGGTATGTGAGAGATTTTCCCGAGGCGTGTTGCTCGCTCTGAGGAGTGGTGTTCTAGGTGTATTCTCTAAAGTGTTGGTCTTGGTTCTTGAGGAGTTGTGCTCGAGGGATTAGGGgtatagataatatttttaatcttaatctaattgaattgatttaagtaataactcaatcaatatcaaactgaatttaataaaatcaaaccgaaTAGATGATtagaattgattttttattttttaatgacaTTAAATAGGAATCCGACTCTGTAAAATGCTTAAGCATGTTGATTCAGACCAGACAATGATCAAGCTTTGCTATGGCTTCTCGTTCTACATATATCACAAACAGAGAATGGGATAGTATTGCATGGCAGAATCACTACTTAAAGCAAGGTTGGTCCAAGTGCAGTTGTTGGCATTCAAAAATAAGACCTTAATTcctttgttacttttattggcCATTTAATTCCAGCGAATCAGttcagaaagaaagaaagaaagaaggaaaagaagtaACCAGCGAACAACTACTCCGCATTACAAACCACACTTTGGCAACCTTACATTTCTAGATCATAAAGATACATCCATTTTGTTTTTAACCAATTCTACACTTTTAACATTCTGGTTCTATATATATGTCTAACTTCCCCCTGCTTGTACCAATACTTTCAGAACAAAATTACCACCTTACAATGCCCATTTCCTGTTATACCTTGCTCTTCTTCCTTCCAATATTGCTTCTCACTTCATCACCACAAGTGGCCTCATCATCGCATTATCTTCGTGATCCAAGATCTGCATTTTccaatgttttatatttaaatatgtatccACCAAACATAAAAGGAAAGGCAATGTAGTTACTTACATGACAATGATACACGTAACCAGGCATTCCAGTTGGATCAAATGAGTATGAAGTGTTGGAATGTATGTAAGAAAACCTAACTAATATCCTTGTCACATATCCAGGTGTCATCTTATACACATTCTTCCACCCTTTCTCATGAGCTGCCACCCTTAACTTTTTGCCACGTGCGTGTTTGCTTATTTGGCACTTGATGGCGTCGTTCATTTTCGACATGCATGCCTTAAACTCCTCTGCTTTTACTAGCTCCGTTTGATCCAACACAGTAAACACTGCCAAATGAATGTGCATCGGATGATTATCTTCCGTTAAATTAATTACGTTCCAGATCTCACTCGTCCCTGCCTTCGGCGTCTCCGTTGCCGGCGCCTCGTACGGTTTCCCATTGATGTAGAGATGCGTCGGTTCGTCGGTGTCGCTTGTGTATTCGTACATTGCAATATATCGTGTTTGGGTCGCACTGGATAAATCTGGGGAAGGATATTGGATCAATTTATCGGGTACTCGCCACGTGTCAACCTCTCGCTCTTTCTTGATGGTAAATTTCATGACTCTACCGTTTAATTCGTTGACTGGGTCTCCGGACGGGTAAGGGTAGGGTGCATCGTTAGCCAGAACAGCTTCATCAGTCTTTGACTTTGAAAAGTCAACGACCACGTCAGCAATCTCTGAGGGTGCCAGCAGAGTTTCATTGGTCACCACGGGTTCCACGAGGTAAGTCGAGTCAGATGCCACGTGGATGAACTCCAAGCCATTTGTGAAGAAAAGTCTGAAGAATCTAGCATTGCTAGCGTTGATTATACGTAATCGGTATTTACGGCGTCGTACCGTCATCTTGGGCCATGCCTTACCATTCACTATGATTAAGTCGCCGAAATATTCCGGCTGCCATTGCGGATGTATAGAGGGGTTGTTTCCGGTGGAATTCATGTATATGGATCCATCCTTACGAAAGCTACGATCAAAGACGATCAAAGGCCGATCGAACTCTTCGCCGTGGGGAAGTTCAAGTGGGCCCTCAACCTCAGGGTGTCGAATAACATAGGCTCCAATCAGACCGGCTAATAGGTTGACTCTAGTCAACCCCATGGCATGATCATGGTACCAAAGACTTCCAGGCTGCTGATTATTGTTGTAGTGATATGTTCCCTTAGACCAGTCAGGACCCTTCTCTTTGAATCCAGCAGTGAACCATGAGTTTGCGTTTCCATCATTGGCGGGTTCATGCATGCCGCCATGGAGGTGCACTACGGTAGGGATTCCCGTCTTGGTTGCAGGTATGGCAGTGGGAATTGTCGGATCCCATGGCAGTATGTGCTTTGATGGGAGAAAGTTTTTCCATGTCACGTAAGTGTCAATTCCCTGGAGTGCCTCGATGGTCGGACCGGGGACTGTTGCCCCGCGCCTTGAAGCACCATAGGCGAACACTGGCGTTGGAGGCAAGTCCCTGTGGAATTTCTGCAATCTCGAATTTAGACGAAGTAGAACGATTATGATGATGTTGTAAGACCCAAGTTTTGCAAAAAGATGAAACATTTTTCCCTTGAATTTAccaacataatttaattactctgttaataaaaagtgtaaaaaataaactaatcaatcaaacaattaaataaaataagactgCAACTCATAACTTATTATTATCCCTCACTTCGCTGGctactttatattattattattattattttggtaaatatatTAAGATGGGAAAGCACCAAACTTTACAACTGGCCAAGGTGTCGAAGATAGCAAAGAACCAGTCTCAGTTTTTAACTATACTATATTTAGGGGTTATGTAATTACATGAATTTGCAGCAACTTTTGAAGACAAGAAGGTAAGGTGACTGAGGAACACGCTTCTTTTCAGCTACTGGAAGAGGAGACTTAAAACATTTCAACTCTTTTCTCTAGTTTTGCGCTataattcttaaaagaaaaataagaatacaAGTTGCAGGTTGTCAATAGCTGtagattttgaaaaagaaattctcCTAATTGCTTAGCAAGAATATTTGgaatagaaaagaaaggaaTATAGTTACCCATTTTTTCTTGAACATGCCAATCATGAGTGACTTGGGTTTGGGGGAAGTATTGAGCATACGAAAACCTTGGATTTTAGGCATATCTGGAAGCTCATCAACGAACATCTCCAGTTTTGATGGATTCAGAAGCCTATCTTCAGCGCCGAGCTCCCCAAGGTGAGCTAAAAGTAGGAGAAAAAGCAGAATCCTCCTCATCGAAACCAgagaaaacagagggagaaagCGTGAGTATTGTGTGTGCGTGAGTGAGAGTGAGAGAGAGAGATAAGCTTTGAAAGGGAATGCCTTCATAGGGGTTAACTTGGTAAAGATATGGCACTTCCTTctgtttatataattttcatgtgTGTGTTTTTACTATTATATCATATTCTGATTATAAAAATGATGGTATAATCATTCCATACCAGAATCAAAATCCATATATAATAGAGTAAAAGGTAATTGACAAAAAAACTTTGTTATGAACCGAAAAAAAAGTATACCCAATTACCATAGCCAGACAGATAAAAACAAAGGGAGATAAGCTTCCAACTCCACCTTGGCATCTTCGATAAAAAGAAACTCCTTGATTTTAACATTAAAAGTTTGGAGCTGGAGGTCTGAACAGAAAACCTACAGTTACTTAAGCTTAATTAATgtagttatatatttttcatcCCCTTCATATTCAACtacatttttattgttataacGTTTGGTTTTACTGTTTAAACTCACGCaatatgtttcatttttatttattaatttcaaaagaaaatttagaaaaaaagaaatcttgAGCGCGTAATGTTATTTGCTATCGAATGGAATGAGCATAGAATTGATAGTACATATTCTTTAGTTTCTTCTC of Gossypium raimondii isolate GPD5lz chromosome 3, ASM2569854v1, whole genome shotgun sequence contains these proteins:
- the LOC105794445 gene encoding multicopper oxidase LPR1, whose translation is MKAFPFKAYLSLSLSLTHTQYSRFLPLFSLVSMRRILLFLLLLAHLGELGAEDRLLNPSKLEMFVDELPDMPKIQGFRMLNTSPKPKSLMIGMFKKKWKFHRDLPPTPVFAYGASRRGATVPGPTIEALQGIDTYVTWKNFLPSKHILPWDPTIPTAIPATKTGIPTVVHLHGGMHEPANDGNANSWFTAGFKEKGPDWSKGTYHYNNNQQPGSLWYHDHAMGLTRVNLLAGLIGAYVIRHPEVEGPLELPHGEEFDRPLIVFDRSFRKDGSIYMNSTGNNPSIHPQWQPEYFGDLIIVNGKAWPKMTVRRRKYRLRIINASNARFFRLFFTNGLEFIHVASDSTYLVEPVVTNETLLAPSEIADVVVDFSKSKTDEAVLANDAPYPYPSGDPVNELNGRVMKFTIKKEREVDTWRVPDKLIQYPSPDLSSATQTRYIAMYEYTSDTDEPTHLYINGKPYEAPATETPKAGTSEIWNVINLTEDNHPMHIHLAVFTVLDQTELVKAEEFKACMSKMNDAIKCQISKHARGKKLRVAAHEKGWKNVYKMTPGYVTRILVRFSYIHSNTSYSFDPTGMPGYVYHCHILDHEDNAMMRPLVVMK